From the genome of Rhodohalobacter sp. SW132, one region includes:
- the mutY gene encoding A/G-specific adenine glycosylase — MTEFPADQLLDWYSLAKREMPWRNTSDPYRIWISEIMLQQTRVDTVIPYYRRFTDAFPTVYELASADQQTVLKLWEGLGYYSRARNMHHAAKDVVNRLDGNFPDNYNDLLKLKGIGPYTAAAISSIAFNEQQAVVDGNVIRVMSRYFGIRDDVRRSAVKKEIQELADQIIPKNQPGDFNQAVMELGATVCTPKNPACDACPLSTGCVAYNSAQTESIPYKSPAKKVPHHQIGVGIITDSNQNLLIALRPDDAMLGGLWEFPGGKQKNGESIEKTVQRELKEELGVEVRVNRKLMKLKHAYSHFKITLHAYWCTIEDGDPAPNSSTELKWVSPDEISKYPFPKANTVLIEKLQSDEEGIPEGNPRG, encoded by the coding sequence GTGACAGAATTTCCCGCCGATCAGCTGCTTGACTGGTACTCTCTGGCCAAACGCGAAATGCCGTGGCGCAATACATCCGATCCATACCGGATCTGGATCTCGGAAATAATGCTGCAGCAGACCCGTGTGGATACGGTGATTCCCTATTACCGCCGATTTACCGATGCCTTCCCAACCGTTTACGAACTCGCATCAGCAGATCAGCAAACCGTTTTGAAGCTATGGGAAGGTCTGGGCTATTATAGCCGTGCGCGAAATATGCATCACGCTGCAAAAGATGTAGTTAACCGGCTTGATGGAAACTTTCCCGACAACTATAACGACCTGCTTAAACTGAAAGGGATCGGCCCGTATACTGCGGCGGCTATCAGCAGTATTGCGTTTAACGAACAACAAGCCGTTGTTGATGGGAACGTAATCCGCGTGATGAGCCGCTATTTTGGAATCCGGGACGATGTACGCCGATCTGCCGTTAAAAAGGAGATCCAGGAACTTGCCGATCAAATTATTCCGAAAAATCAGCCCGGTGATTTTAATCAAGCGGTGATGGAACTTGGTGCTACGGTTTGCACACCAAAAAATCCGGCTTGTGATGCGTGCCCGCTTTCAACCGGCTGCGTTGCATACAACTCTGCTCAAACTGAATCCATACCGTATAAATCCCCGGCGAAGAAAGTGCCGCATCACCAAATTGGAGTGGGCATTATCACCGATTCAAATCAAAATCTGCTCATCGCCCTGCGCCCTGATGATGCCATGCTTGGCGGACTCTGGGAGTTTCCCGGAGGAAAACAGAAAAACGGTGAATCCATCGAAAAAACTGTACAAAGAGAACTTAAAGAAGAACTTGGGGTTGAGGTTCGGGTCAACCGGAAGCTGATGAAGCTCAAACATGCCTACTCTCATTTTAAAATTACTTTGCACGCCTACTGGTGTACAATAGAAGATGGTGATCCGGCTCCCAATTCAAGTACTGAATTGAAGTGGGTATCACCGGATGAAATCAGCAAATATCCGTTTCCAAAAGCGAATACCGTTTTGATTGAAAA